A genomic region of Sulfobacillus acidophilus DSM 10332 contains the following coding sequences:
- a CDS encoding malate synthase (PFAM: Malate synthase~TIGRFAM: malate synthase A~COGs: COG2225 Malate synthase~InterPro IPR011076:IPR006252~KEGG: tmr:Tmar_1398 malate synthase A~PFAM: Malate synthase-like, core~PRIAM: Malate synthase~SPTR: Malate synthase;~TIGRFAM: Malate synthase A) has translation MAVDIKGPTVPGSERILTSDALTFLEDLHRTFNPRRLERLRARQEIQQRIFQGWRPDFRPDTREIRESEWTVGTIPADLTDRRVEITGPTDRKMVINALNSGARVFMADFEDANSPTWTNLVLGQMNLIDAIERTITFESPQGETYRLKDQVATLVVRPRGWHLPERHLTVDGEPMAGALVDFGLYVFHNARRLVERGSAPYLYLPKLENMEEAQLWEDVLGWAEERVGLPFGTMKVTVLIETILAAFEMEEILWALRPHIVGLNAGRWDYLFSIIKKFRRQPDVMPADRQQITMTVPFMRAYTELLVKTCHRRGAYAIGGMAAFIPSRRDPEINRVALAKVEDDKEREARDGFDGTWVAHPDLVPVATAVFDRVLGPRPHQRDRQRDDVVVTADDLLDFRVPGGTMTEAGLKNNVAVAIQYLAAWLGGSGAVGLYNLMEDAATAEIARAQVWQWITHGVRLSDGKPVTAQLVERLIQEGLQEWGAHWPERDAAVDVFRSVALSSEWVDFLTLPAYDRLLAILH, from the coding sequence ATGGCAGTGGACATCAAGGGTCCAACGGTTCCGGGAAGCGAACGCATTTTAACATCGGACGCGCTCACCTTTCTGGAGGATTTGCATCGGACCTTTAACCCGCGGCGGTTGGAGCGGTTACGCGCCCGTCAGGAAATCCAACAACGCATCTTTCAGGGATGGCGGCCGGACTTTCGGCCGGATACCCGAGAGATACGGGAATCCGAATGGACGGTGGGAACCATACCCGCCGATCTCACGGATCGCCGGGTGGAAATCACCGGTCCGACGGATCGCAAAATGGTGATTAATGCCCTGAATTCCGGGGCTCGGGTCTTTATGGCCGACTTCGAAGACGCGAACAGTCCGACTTGGACCAACCTGGTTTTGGGTCAGATGAACTTAATCGACGCGATTGAGCGGACGATTACGTTCGAATCGCCTCAGGGGGAGACATACCGCTTAAAGGATCAGGTGGCCACCTTGGTGGTGCGACCGCGGGGATGGCATTTGCCCGAGCGGCATCTGACGGTAGACGGTGAACCGATGGCGGGAGCCTTGGTCGATTTCGGACTGTACGTGTTTCACAACGCCCGCCGACTGGTGGAACGAGGGAGTGCCCCCTATTTATATTTGCCGAAACTCGAAAACATGGAAGAAGCCCAGTTGTGGGAAGACGTGCTCGGCTGGGCGGAGGAGCGGGTGGGGCTTCCCTTCGGCACCATGAAAGTGACGGTACTGATTGAAACCATTTTAGCGGCTTTTGAAATGGAAGAGATTTTGTGGGCCTTGCGTCCGCACATTGTGGGATTGAATGCGGGCCGCTGGGACTATCTGTTCAGCATTATTAAGAAATTCCGTCGCCAACCGGACGTCATGCCGGCCGACCGGCAGCAAATTACCATGACCGTGCCGTTTATGCGGGCATACACCGAACTTTTGGTCAAAACCTGTCATCGGCGGGGGGCTTATGCCATTGGAGGCATGGCGGCATTTATCCCGAGCCGCCGGGATCCGGAGATTAACCGCGTGGCGCTGGCGAAAGTCGAGGACGACAAAGAGCGGGAAGCGCGTGACGGATTCGACGGGACCTGGGTGGCCCATCCCGACCTCGTGCCGGTTGCGACCGCCGTTTTTGACCGGGTGCTGGGGCCGCGTCCTCATCAACGCGACCGCCAACGGGACGATGTGGTCGTAACCGCCGACGATTTACTGGATTTCCGGGTACCCGGAGGCACCATGACCGAGGCGGGACTGAAAAATAATGTGGCGGTTGCCATCCAATACTTGGCGGCTTGGCTCGGCGGTTCGGGGGCGGTGGGGCTTTATAACCTGATGGAGGATGCGGCGACCGCGGAAATTGCCCGGGCCCAAGTGTGGCAGTGGATTACCCATGGCGTGCGGTTGTCCGACGGTAAGCCGGTGACGGCCCAACTGGTGGAACGGTTAATTCAAGAAGGCCTTCAGGAATGGGGAGCCCATTGGCCCGAACGGGATGCGGCGGTGGACGTTTTCCGGTCGGTCGCCTTGTCGTCCGAATGGGTCGATTTTCTCACATTGCCGGCCTATGACCGCCTGTTAGCGATTTTACATTAA
- a CDS encoding isocitrate lyase (PFAM: Isocitrate lyase family~TIGRFAM: isocitrate lyase~COGs: COG2224 Isocitrate lyase~InterPro IPR000918:IPR006254~KEGG: bbe:BBR47_00200 isocitrate lyase~PFAM: Isocitrate lyase/phosphorylmutase~PRIAM: Isocitrate lyase~SPTR: Isocitrate lyase;~TIGRFAM: Isocitrate lyase) yields the protein MTELNDRIRMIEEQWRTPRFEGITRGYGAADVAKLQGSVMIEHTLARRGAERLWRLLHERHFVPALGALTGNQAVQQVKAGLEAIYLSGWQVAADANLAGQTYPDQSLYPANSVPEVVRRINRALMRADQIDTLEGRHGTDWFAPIVADAEAGFGGPLNVFELTKALIEAGAAGVHLEDQMSSEKKCGHMGGKVLIPTSWAVRNLTAARLAMDVLGVPTILVARTDANGANLLTSDVDPADHPFMTGERTAEGFYRVKSGLDQAVHRGLAYAPYADMIWCETSEPDLDEAREFARRIHAEFPGKLLAYNCSPSFNWRRRWDERGLERFQIELADMGYKFQFITLAGFHALNYSMFQLAHDYKANGMKAYADLQDQEFQAEKDGYTAVRHQREVGAGYFDEVSLVISGGSSSTIALVGSTEEAQFQS from the coding sequence ATGACGGAGTTGAACGATCGCATCCGGATGATCGAGGAGCAATGGCGCACGCCACGGTTTGAGGGAATTACCCGGGGATACGGCGCGGCCGACGTGGCGAAGTTGCAGGGAAGCGTCATGATTGAGCACACCTTGGCGCGACGAGGCGCCGAGCGGCTCTGGCGGCTTTTGCATGAACGTCATTTTGTCCCCGCGTTGGGCGCTTTGACGGGTAATCAAGCGGTCCAGCAAGTCAAGGCGGGGTTGGAAGCCATCTATTTGAGCGGATGGCAGGTGGCTGCCGACGCCAACTTGGCCGGGCAAACGTATCCCGATCAGTCGTTATACCCGGCGAACAGCGTGCCCGAAGTCGTGCGTCGGATCAATCGGGCGCTGATGCGGGCCGACCAGATTGACACGTTGGAAGGTCGGCACGGTACCGACTGGTTTGCGCCCATTGTGGCCGATGCGGAAGCCGGGTTCGGCGGTCCCTTAAACGTCTTTGAATTGACGAAGGCGCTGATTGAGGCGGGTGCGGCCGGGGTGCATCTCGAAGACCAAATGTCATCCGAAAAGAAATGCGGGCATATGGGCGGGAAAGTGCTGATTCCCACTTCTTGGGCGGTACGCAACTTGACGGCGGCCCGTTTGGCCATGGATGTGCTGGGCGTGCCGACCATCTTGGTGGCCCGAACCGATGCGAACGGGGCCAACCTTCTCACGTCCGACGTCGATCCGGCCGACCATCCCTTTATGACCGGGGAACGCACGGCGGAAGGCTTTTACCGGGTCAAGAGCGGGCTGGATCAGGCGGTGCACCGAGGGCTGGCCTACGCGCCCTATGCGGACATGATTTGGTGCGAAACCTCGGAACCCGATTTAGACGAAGCGCGGGAATTTGCCCGACGGATTCACGCGGAATTCCCCGGCAAGCTTTTAGCCTACAACTGCTCGCCGTCATTTAACTGGCGCCGTCGTTGGGATGAGCGGGGGCTGGAACGCTTCCAAATCGAATTGGCCGACATGGGCTATAAGTTCCAGTTCATTACGCTGGCCGGATTCCACGCGTTGAATTACAGCATGTTTCAGCTGGCCCACGACTATAAGGCAAACGGCATGAAGGCCTATGCCGATTTGCAGGATCAGGAATTTCAGGCCGAAAAAGACGGGTACACGGCCGTTCGGCATCAGCGGGAAGTGGGGGCCGGGTATTTTGACGAGGTGTCGCTAGTGATTTCCGGCGGTTCGTCCTCAACCATTGCGTTGGTCGGTTCGACCGAAGAAGCGCAATTTCAATCGTAA
- a CDS encoding geranylgeranyl reductase (PFAM: FAD binding domain; FAD dependent oxidoreductase~TIGRFAM: geranylgeranyl reductase family~COGs: COG0644 Dehydrogenase (flavoprotein)~InterPro IPR003953:IPR006076:IPR011777~KEGG: mta:Moth_0808 geranylgeranyl reductase~PFAM: Fumarate reductase/succinate dehydrogenase flavoprotein, N-terminal; FAD dependent oxidoreductase~SPTR: Geranylgeranyl reductase;~TIGRFAM: Geranylgeranyl reductase, plant/prokaryotic) encodes MDDVIVIGAGPGGATAARRLAESGLQVRLLEKAAIPRVKPCGGALTDRALAWLPPDYSAVLQTHPYQWTCQAARLPPVTLTRPEPYCHIVDRPEFDAWLTRHAETAGAVVLTEHPVTGLKEEPDGVGVMTSRGPFQARYVIAADGGQGPSRRLLGLPRPRMGAALEVEVPVSPTFYDRFRDRVEIHFTEIPWGYAWVIPRSPILNVGVGSFRAEGLALKKMLDTFMTAIFGDLPPARTVRAHPLPYRHRWVPPIKGRVLWVGDAAGLMDPFSAEGIYSALVSGHLAADAIVRHLQSHVPLTHYDQLLRHTLGPSWKAASGMARIFYPLTAFWAPFFLENQLLLEDYLGIATQRTDYDTLRRHALAILWQNRVHIRR; translated from the coding sequence ATGGATGATGTGATCGTCATCGGAGCGGGACCGGGAGGCGCCACCGCTGCGCGTCGGCTCGCCGAATCCGGGCTTCAGGTGCGTCTTCTGGAAAAGGCGGCGATTCCGCGGGTAAAGCCTTGCGGAGGCGCGTTGACCGACCGCGCCTTAGCCTGGTTGCCGCCGGACTATTCCGCCGTCCTCCAAACCCACCCCTATCAGTGGACCTGCCAGGCCGCCCGGCTGCCTCCGGTGACCCTGACCCGGCCCGAACCCTATTGTCATATTGTGGACCGGCCAGAATTTGACGCATGGCTAACCCGGCACGCCGAAACCGCCGGCGCCGTCGTCCTGACCGAACATCCGGTCACCGGGCTGAAAGAAGAACCCGACGGGGTCGGGGTGATGACCTCCCGCGGACCGTTTCAGGCCCGTTACGTTATCGCCGCCGACGGCGGCCAGGGACCGAGCCGACGCCTATTAGGGTTGCCCCGCCCGCGAATGGGCGCGGCTCTGGAAGTGGAAGTCCCGGTGTCCCCCACGTTTTACGATCGCTTTCGCGACCGGGTGGAAATCCATTTTACCGAAATTCCTTGGGGCTATGCCTGGGTCATTCCCCGATCGCCTATCCTAAATGTTGGGGTGGGCTCTTTTCGCGCGGAGGGACTGGCTCTAAAAAAGATGCTGGATACGTTCATGACCGCGATTTTCGGGGATTTGCCCCCCGCCCGGACGGTCCGGGCGCATCCTTTACCGTATCGGCATCGCTGGGTCCCTCCGATCAAAGGCCGGGTCTTATGGGTCGGCGACGCCGCCGGCCTCATGGATCCGTTTTCGGCCGAGGGCATCTATTCCGCCTTAGTTTCCGGCCATTTGGCCGCCGATGCCATCGTCCGCCATCTCCAATCCCACGTCCCCTTGACCCACTATGACCAGCTCTTGCGTCACACGCTGGGACCGTCCTGGAAGGCGGCTTCCGGCATGGCCCGGATTTTCTATCCGCTCACCGCTTTTTGGGCGCCTTTTTTCCTGGAAAATCAGCTCTTGCTCGAAGACTACTTGGGAATTGCCACCCAACGGACCGACTATGATACCCTACGCCGGCATGCACTGGCCATTCTCTGGCAAAACCGGGTCCATATCCGCCGATAG
- a CDS encoding major facilitator superfamily MFS_1 (PFAM: Sugar (and other) transporter~COGs: COG2814 Arabinose efflux permease~InterPro IPR011701~KEGG: acr:Acry_3608 general substrate transporter~PFAM: Major facilitator superfamily MFS-1~SPTR: Transporter, putative), with translation MAHTNTTESLNQAPLSLYHFKTALITGMGYFTDAYDLFIIGAALALIQAEWAPRQYMIGLVGSIALLAAFLGALIFGRLADVWGRSRLYGLEAALMTVGALVSAMAPNVTGLLIGRVLVGLGIGGDYPVSAVLMSEFANVRDRGKLVGMVFSMQALGLLVGPMVAMTLLAAGIPSHLAWRLMLGFGAVPAGVIIYFRRRMPESPRYRAQIMEESSAPPARLTLGQVLSHPQLLRVLIGVAGTWFLFDYAYYGNSISLPLVLKAVAPHASHLADMAWSLIIFAVFALPGYVVAFLTIDRIGHRRLQWIGFLIMAGAFLAIRWVPVLTEWIPGFLAIFGVSYFFSEFGPNTTTFVLTAEVFPVHIRTSAHGIASGLAKFGAFIGVFLFPILEHRWGVRGTLMMTGLLSLAGLGLTFLLPEPAGRSLEEVGALTLQAPDQPPTPDSRRSLMP, from the coding sequence ATGGCCCACACCAACACCACCGAATCGCTGAATCAAGCGCCGCTATCACTCTATCATTTTAAAACCGCTCTTATTACCGGGATGGGTTATTTTACCGACGCCTATGATCTCTTTATTATCGGGGCGGCATTGGCTTTGATTCAAGCCGAATGGGCCCCCAGGCAATATATGATCGGCTTGGTCGGGTCAATCGCTCTTTTGGCGGCATTTTTAGGGGCGTTGATTTTCGGACGGTTGGCGGACGTGTGGGGACGAAGCCGTCTCTATGGACTCGAAGCGGCCTTGATGACCGTGGGGGCCCTGGTATCGGCCATGGCCCCGAATGTGACGGGGCTATTGATTGGCCGGGTATTGGTGGGACTCGGCATCGGCGGGGATTACCCGGTGAGTGCCGTCTTGATGAGTGAATTCGCCAACGTGCGGGACCGGGGAAAATTGGTCGGCATGGTCTTTTCCATGCAAGCGCTGGGTCTTTTGGTCGGGCCGATGGTCGCGATGACGCTTTTGGCGGCGGGGATACCGTCCCATTTGGCCTGGCGGCTCATGCTCGGATTTGGCGCCGTTCCCGCGGGCGTCATCATTTATTTTCGCCGGCGGATGCCGGAATCTCCGCGCTATCGGGCCCAAATAATGGAGGAGTCCTCCGCCCCGCCCGCGCGTTTGACTTTGGGACAAGTCCTCTCCCATCCCCAGCTTTTGCGGGTCCTGATTGGGGTGGCCGGGACCTGGTTCCTCTTTGATTATGCCTACTATGGCAATTCCATCTCCCTGCCGTTGGTGTTGAAGGCGGTTGCGCCTCATGCGTCTCACTTGGCGGATATGGCATGGTCGTTGATTATTTTCGCGGTGTTTGCCTTACCGGGCTATGTCGTCGCGTTTTTGACCATTGATCGGATCGGACATCGTCGGTTGCAATGGATCGGCTTTTTGATCATGGCGGGCGCCTTTCTCGCTATCCGGTGGGTACCTGTGCTGACCGAGTGGATTCCCGGGTTTTTGGCGATTTTTGGGGTGAGCTACTTTTTTTCGGAATTTGGGCCTAACACGACGACGTTTGTCTTGACCGCCGAAGTCTTTCCGGTCCATATTCGCACCAGTGCCCATGGCATCGCCTCGGGATTGGCGAAATTCGGCGCTTTTATCGGCGTGTTCTTGTTCCCCATTTTGGAACATCGGTGGGGCGTGCGGGGCACTCTCATGATGACCGGCCTACTGTCCCTCGCGGGCCTCGGCTTAACCTTTCTTTTACCGGAACCGGCCGGTCGCTCGCTCGAAGAGGTCGGCGCCCTGACGCTTCAGGCGCCGGACCAGCCACCTACCCCGGATTCCCGCCGTTCGCTGATGCCCTAA